A DNA window from Amycolatopsis sp. DSM 110486 contains the following coding sequences:
- a CDS encoding STAS domain-containing protein, translated as MNLPPPDHDRRKARQTLSRCASSDSSFWCHQGEAVEAGDQHDRCMVIGLSLTLDQPAYVAAFAELQRLTRQARGAPAETTGKTEDLTVTSTLRGEHYTVVTVSGSIDARALRLLAAHFAGLLHAGTRHLVVDLSQVKPVDDGLFELVHKVEDRLTALNGLFELTGLAPPVLYAMDDALLAEVFSQYRAVIDDPKPRAVLWSSLRCPQGLEDVAEPGSAARYRTFIDTAAHGSGERWGRRR; from the coding sequence ATGAACTTACCTCCGCCTGATCACGATCGTAGGAAGGCACGCCAGACACTGTCCCGATGTGCCAGCAGCGACTCCTCTTTTTGGTGCCACCAGGGTGAAGCCGTCGAGGCCGGTGATCAGCACGATCGCTGTATGGTCATTGGACTCTCACTCACCCTCGATCAGCCGGCGTACGTAGCCGCGTTCGCAGAGCTGCAACGCCTCACAAGGCAGGCACGCGGTGCACCGGCCGAGACCACCGGCAAAACGGAAGATCTCACGGTCACCTCAACATTGCGGGGCGAGCACTACACCGTCGTCACCGTCAGTGGATCGATCGACGCGCGGGCGCTGCGCCTCCTGGCCGCTCACTTCGCCGGGTTGCTCCACGCCGGCACGCGGCACCTGGTGGTCGATCTGTCCCAGGTCAAGCCGGTGGACGACGGCCTGTTCGAACTCGTGCACAAAGTAGAGGACAGGCTCACCGCCCTCAACGGCCTGTTCGAGCTGACCGGCCTCGCGCCGCCCGTGCTGTACGCGATGGACGACGCCCTGCTGGCCGAAGTCTTCTCCCAGTACCGCGCCGTCATCGACGACCCGAAACCGCGTGCCGTGCTGTGGTCGTCATTGCGTTGCCCCCAAGGCCTCGAGGACGTCGCGGAGCCCGGATCCGCAGCCCGGTATCGGACTTTCATCGATACAGCCGCCCACGGCTCAGGCGAGCGATGGGGAAGGCGCAGATGA
- a CDS encoding DUF1931 family protein, with amino-acid sequence MPVMGAARFERFFRVAASLNVDKSDLKRYDEFLDRKIYDLFVVAKATAKANGRDVIEQRDLPITKGLQECMHEFLKMEEDLEVVPLLDQLLTRPPLGIAISEDTEARLPAIAGGLSVALAQAFKITDPRLKNPGSAEWEQVFRMFELLL; translated from the coding sequence ATGCCGGTCATGGGCGCGGCAAGGTTCGAACGGTTCTTCCGGGTGGCCGCGAGCCTGAATGTCGACAAGAGCGATCTGAAACGGTACGACGAATTCTTGGACCGCAAGATCTACGACCTCTTCGTAGTCGCCAAGGCCACGGCCAAGGCCAACGGACGGGACGTCATCGAGCAAAGAGACCTGCCGATCACCAAGGGGCTGCAGGAGTGCATGCACGAGTTCCTCAAGATGGAAGAAGACCTGGAAGTGGTGCCGCTGCTCGATCAGCTCCTGACGCGTCCCCCGCTCGGGATCGCGATCTCCGAAGACACCGAGGCACGGCTCCCGGCCATCGCCGGCGGCCTCAGCGTGGCTCTCGCCCAGGCGTTCAAGATCACCGACCCACGCCTCAAGAACCCCGGCTCCGCGGAATGGGAACAGGTCTTCCGAATGTTCGAACTGCTCCTCTAG